A stretch of the Marinifilum sp. JC120 genome encodes the following:
- a CDS encoding alpha/beta hydrolase, which produces MRCFSARPFFCYLVFLIFSLLCTSCASTLNPTERMQHLVLGTDFHYGIIRTKDFDLVTYSRIEPGAENLTIYIEGDGQAWRSRSKVSFDPTPHNPLGFMLAALDTVPSVVYLARPCQFVGGTEARNCEVSCWTSGRFSKRNVQAINEAISQVKQQAKAKNIHLVGYSGGGAIALLIAGQRDDVLSVRTVAGNLDHKKWTELQGVTPLEGSLNAKEYAQDLCTLPQMHYIGGKDSIMPQDIAFSYLRAVGENCQTAIEIIPDCTHSEGWTSIWPELCSNFNSTFGKER; this is translated from the coding sequence ATGAGATGTTTTAGCGCAAGGCCATTTTTTTGTTATTTGGTGTTTCTTATTTTCTCATTATTATGCACTTCGTGCGCGTCCACCCTCAATCCAACTGAAAGAATGCAGCATTTAGTGCTGGGCACTGACTTCCACTATGGAATAATAAGAACCAAAGATTTCGACCTGGTCACATATTCACGTATTGAGCCGGGGGCTGAAAACCTGACGATATACATCGAAGGGGACGGGCAGGCATGGAGAAGTCGGTCTAAAGTCTCGTTCGATCCTACTCCGCATAATCCGCTCGGGTTCATGCTGGCAGCATTGGACACGGTTCCTTCCGTTGTGTATCTGGCTCGACCTTGTCAGTTTGTAGGCGGCACAGAGGCTAGAAATTGTGAGGTTTCATGTTGGACCTCTGGGCGGTTCAGTAAAAGAAATGTTCAAGCTATCAATGAAGCCATTTCACAGGTGAAGCAGCAGGCCAAGGCAAAGAACATTCATCTTGTCGGGTATTCCGGCGGAGGAGCAATCGCTTTACTTATTGCCGGTCAAAGAGATGATGTCCTTTCTGTCAGGACTGTTGCTGGAAATCTGGATCATAAAAAATGGACAGAATTGCAAGGGGTTACGCCTTTGGAAGGCTCTTTGAATGCCAAGGAGTATGCGCAGGATTTATGTACGCTGCCCCAAATGCATTATATTGGTGGAAAAGACAGCATCATGCCTCAAGACATAGCCTTTTCATATTTACGTGCAGTAGGAGAGAATTGCCAGACTGCAATTGAAATCATTCCGGACTGTACCCATTCCGAAGGTTGGACCAGTATTTGGCCTGAACTTTGTTCAAATTTTAATTCAACGTTCGGGAAAGAAAGATAG
- a CDS encoding response regulator encodes MLKVVLVDDEKSGIRMLERRLSDYPAVQIDGAYTNPLEALKAVEKKKPQVIFLDIDMPELQGLDAAEMIKEKCPETHIVFVTGYDDFAVDAFELEALDYLLKPVSKKRFATTFDRILTKLKRSPAAQENVESNSGKLEIHTMGKFEIVWSGKPLVKWRSKKTRELAAFLILKQGKRVSKELLIETLWPDHDLNTATNQLYKNIHYIRKSLEESGVDQTLIQLEGKYSLKIAPEVRQDSLIFSSSVASIDGNARFEALESVEKLYLGDFLEGEEGIWLYPERNRLLGLYNSVVVKLAEKHTEQNQYEKAEEILIKAFNDNPCEECLTLTLLKIYAATHQQSKAAKHFNVYKETLNKELGIAPPESILNITTN; translated from the coding sequence ATGTTGAAAGTAGTACTTGTTGACGACGAAAAATCCGGGATCAGGATGCTTGAGCGCAGGCTGTCAGACTATCCTGCTGTGCAAATTGACGGGGCATACACAAATCCACTTGAAGCATTAAAAGCAGTTGAAAAAAAGAAGCCTCAAGTAATCTTTCTGGATATTGACATGCCTGAATTGCAGGGACTTGATGCTGCCGAAATGATTAAAGAGAAATGCCCGGAGACCCATATTGTTTTTGTTACCGGATATGACGATTTCGCTGTGGACGCCTTTGAACTTGAAGCTCTTGATTATTTATTGAAGCCGGTTTCAAAAAAACGTTTTGCTACAACATTTGACAGAATTCTAACAAAACTTAAAAGATCTCCAGCAGCTCAAGAGAATGTTGAAAGTAATAGCGGCAAACTTGAGATCCATACGATGGGTAAATTTGAAATTGTCTGGTCAGGCAAGCCTCTCGTAAAATGGCGCTCCAAGAAAACACGTGAGCTTGCGGCTTTTCTGATCCTCAAGCAGGGCAAACGGGTATCCAAAGAGCTGCTCATTGAAACTCTCTGGCCCGACCATGATTTGAACACTGCAACCAACCAGCTATATAAAAATATTCATTACATTCGTAAGAGTCTCGAAGAGTCCGGAGTCGATCAAACTTTAATTCAGCTCGAAGGCAAATATTCCTTAAAAATAGCCCCGGAAGTTCGTCAGGATTCATTGATTTTCAGCTCCTCAGTTGCAAGCATCGATGGAAATGCCCGTTTTGAAGCACTGGAATCAGTAGAGAAACTATATCTCGGTGACTTCTTGGAAGGAGAGGAAGGAATCTGGCTCTATCCGGAACGTAACAGGCTACTGGGCTTATACAACAGCGTGGTAGTAAAATTGGCTGAAAAACATACTGAGCAAAATCAATATGAAAAAGCAGAAGAAATACTGATTAAGGCATTTAATGATAATCCATGTGAAGAATGTCTGACTCTGACATTACTTAAAATATATGCGGCTACCCATCAACAATCCAAAGCGGCAAAGCATTTCAATGTCTATAAAGAAACGCTGAATAAAGAACTGGGGATTGCTCCGCCCGAAAGTATTTTAAATATTACTACGAATTAA
- a CDS encoding response regulator, with protein MVHLDRRITFFKNIDLLKTILFFLLSLASIAFTTWLLLYFTDTYNAGPSVHSGKVYIEENTLHDKVLHLNGQWLFYPDAYVSPQESSTYSGTKGYMTLPGLWKGQQFGKTIMGSKGYGTFQLKIINRGEPRNIELYFPVAPIEAYRVYANNELAFSVGKPGGTAQDTIPEYAPRLFSFFLEKELTLTIQVASFTYQEGGYYKPILLGKAGSLSAVKLANHSKDVFLLGLTAMMFLLFVMIVTKAPKDNYVLFCLALMTVFSACYISATGNMTIRSIIPSIPFKAYYVMYYVLSIAGGTLYLHLIDSIYPDRVSRKIRIISILKAALLFGVIFFFDKHLIGPVAMTKDILLLFEFMYGLYVLSKALASGVQGALLVLLGSVVVLSCVMFDILYVYGVTFSDYELYTPGGLVFLVLCFAVIAAKKYERTLHKTELLTQNLKRANEVKDQLLTNTSHELRTPINSMIALLKSLSSERTKLGTAENESMDMVLSSMTRLNRLINDLLDFSNLKDGRVKLHNSNFNIKQTLGYTVREVQPLLDDKRIELSLKAASSPELVYGDKYRLIQVLYNLLGNAIKFTPENGRIEISTHEQDGVLYISVSDTGIGITPDKQDRIFNSFEQADESISIGYGGLGIGLSISKEIMQAHGGDIIVESEPGKGSVFTLQLPLKQLVSEELPAETLHTKNQKPYIPTNTDKQLFIQGEKKETIVIIDDDYPNIFAAASVLKPEGYSIKGFVDAEEGLQEILNNSDTVLAIVDLMMPKYSGEELTQKVRHRFNLLECPVIILTAKTKLDGLVDCFEAGANDFLFKPFENEVLKSRVRTLSQLKLVNEMSVENEMRMLQAQINPHFLYNAMNVISDCCYEDGEKAADIIADLSDYLRRSFKFDYKKRQIPLEKELELVNAYLAIQKARFHEKLSYEFNIAESSGVTVIPFAIQTLVENAAAHGIFKKKEGGTIRINGYPVDTGYIIQIEDTGIGISPEELPKILSGERFSGNGIGLSNLQQRVEKVYGTALQVKSTYGQGTSVNIHITTKD; from the coding sequence ATGGTTCACTTGGATCGGAGAATTACTTTTTTTAAAAATATTGATCTGCTGAAAACGATACTTTTTTTCTTGTTGAGTCTCGCATCTATTGCCTTCACAACTTGGCTGCTGCTTTATTTCACAGATACCTATAACGCAGGACCAAGCGTTCATTCAGGCAAGGTCTATATTGAAGAAAATACTTTGCATGACAAAGTGCTTCATCTTAATGGCCAATGGCTGTTTTACCCCGATGCTTATGTCTCGCCGCAGGAAAGCTCTACTTACAGTGGGACCAAAGGATACATGACCCTACCCGGACTATGGAAAGGACAGCAATTCGGCAAAACAATTATGGGCAGTAAGGGTTATGGAACCTTTCAGCTGAAAATAATCAATAGAGGTGAGCCTCGAAATATTGAACTGTATTTTCCAGTCGCCCCTATCGAGGCCTACCGGGTATACGCAAACAATGAATTGGCTTTTTCCGTCGGAAAACCGGGAGGTACAGCTCAAGACACTATTCCTGAATATGCCCCCCGTTTATTCTCTTTCTTCCTTGAAAAAGAGCTGACTCTGACCATTCAAGTTGCAAGCTTCACCTATCAGGAGGGTGGCTACTACAAACCCATTTTACTTGGCAAAGCAGGCTCCCTGTCAGCTGTAAAACTGGCAAATCATTCAAAAGATGTGTTCTTGCTTGGCCTCACAGCAATGATGTTTTTGCTCTTTGTAATGATTGTCACCAAGGCGCCCAAAGACAACTATGTGTTGTTCTGCCTTGCCCTCATGACAGTTTTCTCCGCCTGCTATATTTCTGCGACCGGCAATATGACAATCAGGTCCATTATTCCTAGCATTCCCTTTAAAGCGTACTATGTAATGTATTACGTTCTCTCTATTGCAGGAGGGACTCTGTATTTACACCTCATAGACAGTATTTACCCCGACAGAGTCAGCAGAAAAATAAGAATCATATCAATTTTAAAGGCTGCGCTGCTGTTTGGCGTAATTTTCTTTTTTGATAAGCATCTCATCGGTCCGGTAGCCATGACCAAGGACATCCTCCTCTTATTTGAGTTCATGTACGGACTCTATGTTCTTTCAAAAGCCTTGGCGTCAGGAGTCCAAGGGGCATTGTTGGTGCTGCTGGGATCAGTCGTTGTATTATCCTGCGTCATGTTTGATATCTTGTATGTATATGGAGTGACCTTTTCCGACTACGAATTATATACTCCGGGGGGACTGGTCTTCCTGGTGCTCTGCTTTGCTGTTATTGCCGCCAAAAAATATGAGCGGACCCTCCATAAAACAGAACTTCTTACCCAGAACCTAAAACGGGCCAACGAAGTTAAAGACCAGCTTTTAACCAATACTTCCCACGAGCTTAGGACTCCCATTAACAGCATGATAGCACTGCTGAAATCGTTGAGTTCGGAAAGAACAAAACTGGGAACAGCCGAAAACGAATCCATGGACATGGTTCTTTCCAGCATGACCCGCCTGAACAGGCTGATCAATGATCTATTGGATTTTTCCAATCTCAAAGATGGCCGGGTTAAACTTCACAACAGCAATTTCAATATAAAGCAGACCCTCGGCTATACAGTCAGGGAAGTTCAGCCTTTGCTTGATGACAAAAGAATCGAACTTTCTTTGAAAGCAGCATCTTCGCCAGAACTAGTTTACGGCGACAAATACAGGCTCATCCAGGTCCTTTACAATCTGCTCGGGAATGCCATCAAATTTACCCCGGAAAATGGACGAATTGAAATTAGCACGCACGAACAGGACGGAGTCCTTTATATATCGGTCAGCGATACCGGAATCGGCATTACCCCTGACAAACAAGATCGAATCTTTAACTCTTTTGAACAGGCGGATGAAAGTATCAGCATTGGCTACGGAGGACTCGGAATCGGCCTGAGTATCTCAAAAGAGATCATGCAGGCCCATGGCGGAGATATTATAGTTGAAAGTGAGCCGGGAAAAGGTTCTGTTTTCACCCTGCAACTTCCGCTCAAACAACTTGTATCAGAGGAACTGCCTGCGGAAACATTGCATACGAAAAATCAAAAACCATATATTCCCACAAACACTGACAAGCAGCTCTTCATTCAAGGGGAAAAGAAAGAAACCATTGTCATAATTGATGACGACTATCCGAATATTTTTGCCGCAGCCAGTGTGCTAAAACCAGAAGGATACAGCATCAAAGGTTTTGTAGATGCGGAAGAAGGGTTACAAGAAATCCTGAACAACTCTGATACGGTTCTGGCAATTGTTGACTTAATGATGCCTAAATACAGCGGGGAAGAGCTTACCCAAAAAGTAAGGCATCGCTTTAATCTGCTGGAATGCCCAGTGATCATTCTAACAGCAAAAACAAAGCTGGATGGGCTTGTCGATTGTTTTGAAGCGGGAGCCAACGATTTCCTGTTTAAACCCTTTGAAAATGAAGTGCTTAAATCAAGGGTTCGGACCCTTTCCCAGTTAAAATTAGTCAACGAAATGTCCGTGGAAAACGAGATGCGCATGCTGCAGGCACAGATCAATCCCCATTTCCTGTATAATGCCATGAACGTCATTTCGGACTGTTGCTATGAAGATGGGGAGAAAGCTGCGGACATCATCGCAGATTTATCAGACTACCTGCGTCGGAGTTTCAAGTTCGATTATAAAAAACGACAGATCCCGCTGGAAAAAGAACTGGAGCTGGTAAACGCATATCTTGCCATTCAAAAGGCTAGATTTCATGAAAAACTTAGTTATGAATTCAACATAGCAGAAAGTTCAGGGGTTACTGTTATTCCTTTTGCTATCCAGACATTAGTAGAAAATGCCGCCGCACACGGAATCTTTAAGAAGAAAGAAGGCGGAACCATAAGAATCAATGGCTATCCAGTGGACACAGGCTATATAATTCAAATTGAAGACACAGGAATCGGTATTTCTCCAGAAGAACTTCCTAAAATTCTTTCCGGTGAACGATTCAGTGGGAATGGGATCGGATTATCAAATTTGCAGCAAAGAGTAGAAAAAGTATACGGAACCGCACTACAGGTCAAAAGCACGTACGGACAAGGAACATCCGTCAATATTCATATAACGACAAAAGATTAA